In Luteimonas viscosa, the following proteins share a genomic window:
- a CDS encoding M48 family metallopeptidase, with amino-acid sequence MRHAIAMLVIVTLLAACATTTSSTGRTQYVGAVSQEQLNQLGAQAFVDAKRKGPLSTNAGQNAYVRCVVDALVRQLPANQRSMAWESAVFAEKEPNAYALPGGKVGINTGLFGVAKNQDQLAAVVAHEIGHVIERHHDERITRQMGASGAVQLLGALAGDYGQLATQGGGMLAQTGFLLPGSRAQESEADVVGQRLMAQAGFDPRAAVALWQNMMAAGGGRPPQWLSTHPDPQNRIAELQARANQLVPAYEQARAGGRRPNCG; translated from the coding sequence ATGAGGCACGCCATCGCAATGCTGGTCATCGTCACGCTGCTTGCAGCGTGTGCGACCACGACCTCGTCGACCGGCCGCACCCAGTACGTCGGCGCCGTCTCGCAGGAGCAACTGAACCAGCTCGGCGCCCAGGCCTTCGTGGACGCCAAGCGCAAGGGCCCGCTCAGCACCAACGCCGGACAGAACGCCTACGTGCGCTGCGTGGTCGACGCCCTGGTGCGGCAGCTGCCCGCCAACCAGCGCTCGATGGCGTGGGAGAGCGCGGTGTTCGCCGAGAAGGAGCCCAACGCCTACGCCCTGCCGGGCGGCAAGGTCGGCATCAACACCGGCCTGTTCGGCGTGGCGAAGAACCAGGACCAGCTGGCTGCCGTGGTCGCCCACGAGATCGGCCACGTGATCGAGCGCCACCACGACGAGCGCATCACCCGGCAGATGGGCGCCTCCGGCGCGGTGCAGCTGCTGGGCGCGCTCGCCGGCGACTACGGCCAGCTCGCGACGCAGGGCGGTGGCATGCTCGCGCAGACCGGCTTCCTGCTGCCCGGCTCCCGCGCCCAGGAGAGCGAGGCCGACGTCGTCGGCCAGCGGCTGATGGCGCAGGCCGGCTTCGATCCGCGCGCGGCGGTCGCGCTGTGGCAGAACATGATGGCCGCCGGCGGCGGGCGGCCGCCGCAATGGTTGTCCACCCACCCCGACCCGCAGAACCGCATCGCCGAACTGCAGGCGCGCGCCAACCAGCTCGTGCCGGCCTATGAACAGGCGCGCGCCGGCGGCCGCCGGCCGAACTGCGGCTGA
- a CDS encoding energy transducer TonB, with translation MTDRLPTTDKKDEDEGLDWARITGFTLVVAIHAAALLLMLAPATPPEAEQQDDDATRVVIIEPPPPPPPPPPPPPEPPKPQPIKELVPPQPTPLPPPPEDPPVVFDEPSPVDTPAPPPAPPAPPAPSPDIGASVDISSKNMNPPRYPPSALRSGIEGTVILVISVDANGNVTDVSVERSSRNRDLDRAAMQAARRWRFNPSIVNGQPAAGRVRVPVDFNLGG, from the coding sequence ATGACCGACCGCTTGCCGACGACCGACAAGAAAGACGAAGACGAAGGTCTGGACTGGGCGCGAATCACCGGATTCACCCTGGTGGTGGCCATCCATGCCGCGGCCCTGCTGCTGATGCTGGCTCCCGCCACCCCGCCCGAAGCCGAACAGCAGGACGACGACGCCACCCGCGTGGTGATCATCGAGCCGCCGCCGCCGCCCCCGCCGCCGCCGCCGCCGCCGCCGGAGCCGCCGAAGCCCCAGCCGATCAAGGAACTGGTGCCGCCGCAGCCCACGCCGCTGCCGCCGCCGCCGGAGGATCCGCCGGTGGTGTTCGACGAACCCTCGCCGGTCGACACGCCTGCGCCGCCGCCGGCCCCACCGGCCCCGCCCGCGCCGTCGCCTGACATCGGTGCCAGCGTCGACATCTCGTCCAAGAACATGAATCCGCCACGGTACCCGCCGTCCGCGCTGCGCTCGGGCATCGAGGGGACGGTGATCCTGGTGATCAGCGTGGATGCCAACGGCAACGTCACCGACGTTTCGGTCGAGCGTTCCAGCCGCAACCGCGACCTCGACCGCGCTGCGATGCAGGCCGCCCGCAGGTGGCGCTTCAACCCGTCGATCGTCAACGGCCAGCCGGCAGCCGGGCGCGTGCGCGTCCCCGTCGACTTCAATCTCGGCGGCTGA
- a CDS encoding MotA/TolQ/ExbB proton channel family protein, producing the protein MLQETTAAPVTGGNNAEALTQMGFMNLMEHMTVVNWIVFLVLVLMSVLSIYWIIYNFIKNIRLKKNSDRVIATFWETPNAQDAIRFMEEQPRSEPFSKVALDAAQAAAHHQRHDASRLAETLSRSEFVDRALRQAVTRESLGLEAGLTVLATVGATAPFVGLLGTVWGIYNALIAIGMTGQADIGAVAGPVGEALIMTAIGLGVAIPAVLGYNFFVRLNRSTNNKLDTFAHDLHDFFATGARVGDAGR; encoded by the coding sequence ATGCTGCAGGAAACCACCGCCGCCCCGGTGACCGGAGGCAACAACGCCGAAGCACTGACCCAGATGGGCTTCATGAACCTGATGGAGCACATGACGGTCGTCAACTGGATCGTGTTCCTGGTCCTGGTGCTGATGTCGGTCCTCTCGATCTACTGGATCATCTACAACTTCATCAAGAACATCCGGCTGAAGAAGAACTCGGACCGCGTGATCGCGACGTTCTGGGAAACCCCGAACGCGCAGGATGCGATCCGCTTCATGGAAGAGCAGCCGCGCAGCGAGCCGTTCTCCAAGGTCGCGCTCGATGCCGCCCAGGCTGCAGCCCACCATCAACGCCACGATGCTTCGCGCCTGGCCGAGACGCTGAGCCGCTCCGAATTCGTCGACCGCGCGCTGCGCCAGGCCGTCACCCGCGAATCGCTGGGCCTCGAAGCCGGCCTGACCGTGCTCGCCACCGTCGGCGCCACCGCGCCGTTCGTCGGCCTGCTGGGCACGGTGTGGGGCATCTACAACGCGCTGATCGCCATCGGCATGACCGGCCAGGCGGACATCGGCGCGGTCGCCGGTCCGGTGGGCGAGGCGTTGATCATGACGGCGATCGGCCTCGGCGTCGCGATCCCGGCGGTGCTGGGCTACAACTTCTTCGTGCGCCTGAACCGCAGCACGAACAACAAGCTCGACACCTTCGCCCACGACCTGCACGACTTCTTCGCCACCGGCGCGCGCGTCGGCGACGCGGGTCGCTGA
- a CDS encoding ExbD/TolR family protein, whose protein sequence is MAFGKQADRATPAMAEINIIPLCDVLLVLLIIFMVTAPALSHQIDLDLPQASPPTPVDPPAPIDLAIDPSGQVFWNGDPADRTELRTLMTAAAAVGSGPKPLLRIDASGDCDYQAVAQVLAAARNAGLDNIGFVRR, encoded by the coding sequence ATGGCGTTCGGAAAGCAGGCCGACCGGGCGACGCCCGCGATGGCCGAGATCAACATCATTCCGTTGTGCGACGTACTGCTGGTGCTGCTGATCATCTTCATGGTCACCGCGCCCGCGCTGTCGCACCAGATCGACCTCGACCTGCCGCAGGCGTCGCCCCCGACACCGGTCGATCCGCCGGCACCGATCGACCTTGCGATCGACCCGTCCGGCCAGGTGTTCTGGAACGGCGACCCCGCCGACCGCACAGAGCTGCGGACGCTGATGACGGCCGCAGCCGCCGTCGGCAGCGGGCCGAAGCCGTTGCTGCGGATCGACGCCAGCGGCGACTGCGACTACCAGGCGGTGGCGCAGGTCCTGGCTGCGGCGCGAAACGCCGGCCTGGACAACATCGGCTTCGTGCGCAGGTAG
- a CDS encoding pyridoxine 5'-phosphate synthase has product MSCRLSVNLNKIAVLRNSRGGREPDILQAARACLDAGAHGITVHPRPDARHARHDDVLALAGLTRDYGVEFNLEGNPFAQARDGYVGFLRLCELAHPAQATLVPDDDAQLTSDHGFDFTRDAAALQPLVARLKALGCRVSLFADAGSEVARAAAIGADRVELYTGPYAEAFAAGNAAAALPHYARTARQAVAAGMAVNAGHDLDQANLGAFLAAVPGVQEVSIGHALIAEALYAGLATTVSRYLAIVAGR; this is encoded by the coding sequence ATGAGCTGCCGGCTCAGCGTCAACCTCAACAAGATCGCGGTGCTGCGCAACTCGCGCGGCGGTCGCGAACCCGACATCCTGCAGGCCGCACGCGCCTGCCTCGACGCCGGCGCCCATGGCATCACCGTGCACCCCCGCCCGGACGCGCGACATGCCCGACACGACGACGTGCTGGCATTGGCCGGGCTCACCCGCGACTACGGCGTCGAGTTCAACCTGGAAGGCAATCCGTTCGCGCAGGCACGGGACGGCTACGTCGGTTTCCTGCGCCTGTGCGAACTGGCGCACCCGGCGCAGGCCACCCTGGTGCCGGACGACGACGCCCAGCTCACCTCCGACCACGGCTTCGACTTCACCCGCGACGCCGCCGCGTTGCAGCCGCTGGTCGCCCGGCTCAAGGCGCTCGGCTGCCGGGTGAGCCTGTTCGCGGATGCCGGCAGCGAGGTGGCCCGGGCGGCCGCCATCGGTGCCGATCGGGTCGAGCTCTATACCGGCCCTTATGCCGAGGCCTTCGCCGCGGGAAACGCGGCTGCTGCGTTGCCGCACTACGCCAGGACTGCGCGGCAGGCGGTAGCGGCAGGGATGGCGGTCAATGCCGGCCACGACCTCGACCAGGCCAACCTCGGCGCCTTCCTCGCTGCAGTGCCCGGCGTGCAGGAGGTGTCGATCGGCCACGCACTGATCGCCGAGGCCCTGTACGCGGGCCTTGCGACCACGGTGTCGCGTTACCTCGCCATCGTCGCCGGTCGCTGA
- a CDS encoding ExbD/TolR family protein codes for MAFSSGGGDGAPMADINIIPLCDIMLVLLIIFMVTAPQVSYPIDIDLPQRSLNPPDNPVEPPEPIRLRIDAGGTIYWNDSPTPVTALRQMMDAEVQRDVTNQPTLEIDMSEDAEYGVLAKVLASAKNAHMQKIGFVKK; via the coding sequence ATGGCTTTTTCATCCGGTGGTGGCGATGGCGCGCCGATGGCCGACATCAACATCATTCCGCTGTGCGACATCATGCTGGTGCTGCTGATCATCTTCATGGTCACCGCGCCGCAGGTGTCCTACCCGATCGACATCGACCTGCCGCAGCGTTCGCTCAATCCGCCCGACAACCCGGTGGAACCGCCGGAGCCGATCCGGCTGCGGATCGACGCCGGTGGCACGATCTACTGGAACGACAGCCCGACGCCGGTGACGGCACTGCGTCAGATGATGGATGCCGAAGTCCAGCGCGACGTCACCAACCAGCCGACGCTGGAGATCGACATGAGCGAGGACGCGGAGTACGGCGTGCTGGCGAAGGTCCTGGCCTCGGCCAAGAACGCGCACATGCAGAAGATCGGCTTCGTCAAGAAGTAA
- a CDS encoding tetratricopeptide repeat protein, which produces MSDKTLPTRLLTAMMATGLMLATTAALAQDTSRAEERRAERAKKGESGERYPEATREEPETKTSSRASSTRLGKLSDAYEAQDVAQTQALADEVIADEKSNAYEKSLAARIAGALMIGNDDTKALDYLQRAMEFDGLSNNEHYEVMSIVAQLHAQEDRNDEALATIERLQTETRSQDPQIAALKGNILLRMERYPEAIATLKPLVESPEAKPEWQQLLMAAYAESGQGAEAAKLAEQIASNTPDDKRSQLNLAATYLQTEQYDKAAAVYEALRAKGELTEEREYRNLMASYLSLDDGQQKAIEVINEGLQKNILKPDYQTYVALAQAHYFGEPQQIDQAIAAYEKAAPLAPNGETYLNLAKLQANEGRLAQAKQAAQAALDKGVKSPEEARGILARSE; this is translated from the coding sequence ATGTCCGACAAGACACTTCCGACCCGCCTGCTGACCGCGATGATGGCGACCGGCCTGATGCTGGCGACGACCGCCGCGCTGGCGCAGGATACGAGCCGGGCAGAAGAGCGTCGCGCCGAACGCGCGAAGAAGGGCGAGTCGGGGGAGCGCTATCCGGAGGCGACCCGCGAGGAGCCGGAGACCAAGACCTCTTCGCGCGCGAGCAGTACCCGCCTGGGCAAGCTTTCGGACGCCTATGAAGCGCAGGACGTGGCCCAGACCCAGGCACTCGCCGACGAGGTCATCGCCGACGAGAAGTCCAACGCCTACGAAAAGTCCCTGGCCGCGCGCATCGCCGGCGCGCTCATGATCGGCAACGACGACACCAAGGCGCTGGACTATCTGCAGCGCGCGATGGAATTCGACGGCCTGAGCAACAACGAACACTACGAGGTCATGAGCATCGTCGCGCAGCTGCACGCGCAGGAGGACCGCAACGACGAGGCGCTGGCGACGATCGAGCGGCTGCAGACCGAAACCCGCAGCCAGGATCCGCAGATCGCCGCGCTCAAGGGCAACATCCTGCTGCGCATGGAGCGCTACCCGGAGGCGATCGCGACCCTGAAACCGCTGGTCGAGTCGCCGGAGGCCAAGCCGGAATGGCAGCAGCTGCTGATGGCCGCCTACGCCGAGTCCGGCCAGGGCGCCGAGGCGGCGAAGCTGGCCGAGCAGATCGCCTCGAACACCCCCGACGACAAGCGTTCGCAGCTCAACCTCGCCGCCACCTACCTGCAGACCGAACAGTACGACAAGGCCGCGGCCGTGTACGAAGCGCTGCGCGCCAAGGGCGAGCTGACCGAGGAGCGCGAATACCGCAACCTGATGGCCTCCTACCTGAGCCTGGACGACGGGCAGCAGAAGGCGATCGAGGTCATCAACGAGGGGCTGCAGAAGAACATCCTCAAGCCCGACTACCAGACCTACGTGGCGCTGGCGCAGGCCCACTACTTCGGCGAGCCGCAGCAGATCGACCAGGCGATCGCGGCTTACGAAAAGGCCGCGCCGCTGGCGCCCAACGGCGAGACCTATCTCAACCTGGCCAAGCTCCAGGCCAACGAAGGACGCCTCGCGCAGGCCAAGCAGGCCGCCCAGGCGGCCCTCGACAAGGGTGTCAAGTCGCCCGAGGAAGCGCGAGGGATCCTCGCCCGCAGCGAATGA
- a CDS encoding ExbD/TolR family protein has product MAFSSSGDGGHDKVNATINIVPLVDVMLVLLIIFMVTAPLMAHKVKVDLPQANLDERPDEAPPAPPLTVAITSNGTLYLNDQPVTMDLLDSTLAVEAQKTPQPPVNVRGDATTPYRIVNEVVNLAQAKGMRKVGFVSAREKN; this is encoded by the coding sequence ATGGCCTTCAGTTCAAGCGGAGACGGCGGTCACGACAAGGTCAACGCCACGATCAACATCGTGCCGCTGGTCGACGTGATGCTGGTGCTGCTGATCATCTTCATGGTCACGGCACCGCTGATGGCGCACAAGGTCAAGGTCGACCTGCCGCAGGCGAACCTCGACGAGCGTCCGGACGAGGCGCCACCGGCGCCTCCGCTGACGGTCGCGATCACGTCCAACGGCACGCTCTACCTCAACGACCAGCCGGTGACGATGGACCTGCTCGACAGCACGCTGGCGGTGGAAGCGCAGAAGACGCCGCAACCACCCGTCAACGTGCGCGGCGATGCGACCACGCCGTACCGGATCGTCAACGAGGTGGTCAACCTCGCGCAGGCCAAGGGCATGCGCAAGGTGGGCTTCGTCTCGGCCCGCGAAAAGAACTGA